The Brevibacterium atlanticum genome segment CCGACGAAGGCCTCGAGGCGCTTCGGATCGCCGGCGGCTTGGACCTGATTGGCGCGGACGTGGATATCGAGGTCGCTGAACGTCTTCTCCAGCACACGCAGGTTCGCCTCGCCGGGTCCGAAGAATTCGACGAGGTCGATGGAGTCGGGGATGACGAGGCGGACGCTGTCGTTGCCGGATGCTCCGGCAGCTGCGCCGTCGCCGACGGGTGCCTGCTCGTCGGTGGTGTTCACAGAATTCGTGGTGGGGGTGATGTCCAGAATGTTCCTTCGCGTGCGGGGCCGCCGTCTCAGACGGCACCTGTGTGTGCTTCTATCGTAGTCGCTCGGCTCACCAACGGCCCAATGAATTCTGGGCCATGACGAGGCCGGCCGATCCGGCCGAGGAGGAGCGCAGGATGGTGGGCCCGAGCAGGACCGGCTGTGCGCCGATGCCGGTGAGGGCTTCGAGTTCGCCGTCGCTGATGCCGCCTTCGGGGCCGACGATGAGGACGATGCGTTCGGGTGTGCTGCCGGAGCCGGGGCCGGCCGCGGGATCGGGGCCGCTGGTCGCCGCGGCATCGTCGCCACCGTGTCCGAGTTCGGCAAGTGCCGCGGAGAGTCGCTTCTGCGCGGTCTCGTGGAGGACGAACACCGCATCCGATTCGCTCAGCTGCCGCGTCAGGGAGGTCCCGCGGACGAGTTCGTGCAGTCGGGGGAAGCGGGAGCGCCGCGCCTGCAGGGAGGCCGCGTGCAGCAGGTGCTGCCACTTCGCCGCCATCTTCTCCCGCTTCTTCGCCGGCCAATCGGCGATCGAGCGTTCCGCGGCCCAGGGGATGACCTCGTCGACGCCGATCTCTGTGGCCGCTTCGATGGCCTGGAGGTCCCGGTCGCCCTTCGCCAGGGCCTGGACGAGGACGAGTCGGGGATGGGGTTCGTCCTCATGCGTCACCGCGGTGATGTCGAGGTCCATGCCCATCGCCGAGGCGGCCGTGACCTGACCGCGGGCGCGCGTGCCCTCACCGTCGACGATCTCGATGTGCTCGCCGGGTCCGATCCGACGCACCCGCACCGCATGCCCGGCGACGCCCTCACCGACGGTGAGAACTGTGCCGGGCACCGCCTCGGCGGCGGCAGCGGTGTGGA includes the following:
- a CDS encoding 16S rRNA (uracil(1498)-N(3))-methyltransferase, producing MSLPVFHTAAAAEAVPGTVLTVGEGVAGHAVRVRRIGPGEHIEIVDGEGTRARGQVTAASAMGMDLDITAVTHEDEPHPRLVLVQALAKGDRDLQAIEAATEIGVDEVIPWAAERSIADWPAKKREKMAAKWQHLLHAASLQARRSRFPRLHELVRGTSLTRQLSESDAVFVLHETAQKRLSAALAELGHGGDDAAATSGPDPAAGPGSGSTPERIVLIVGPEGGISDGELEALTGIGAQPVLLGPTILRSSSAGSAGLVMAQNSLGRW